TTACTTCTTAAGAACTTCCCAcaagaagtaaaaaaaattccagttctttctttaataatatgaaaattaaaaccaaaaaattaaaaaaaaaaccgaaatttttatgttttatcagTTAATTGACCTACCTAGGATGGCAGCACCACCCACGCACCTAATGTATAGTAAAGTAGTACTATACTCCGACCCACGAGAGACCACTTCTGGGCGGCGACCAAAATTCGTTCGTTCTCTCACATTCCCACATATTTACGGCAGCACTAGATGATAGAGTGGGAGAAATATAGATATGAAACCCCGGAGttcaataatttgtatggCGAAGAAGTAGTGCTCTCTTGTGGGCcggagtataaataaaataatatgatatagattttacaaattcaaatatgtcTTTTtcccttttattttttttattttactaagaatataatttttttcaaattaaaaattttttcctGGCCTTTCATGTTTCTATACTTCTAATTTCACTATAAACTTTTGATTGattttccaataaaaattctattaaaatattgttttattaaaatttaatggtggCTCAGCTTACCATATACCCTTTTTAAAAAAGGTTAATTGTGGCCGAATTCCTGGGCTCCCAGAAAGAAAAGAGAATAGTCTAAAAAATAGTCACTACGTGTGGTTGCTTTCATATGAGATAGTATaaatgttgaataattataatttatttcagattaggatatttttatatttgctttctttatttatatgttttaactttttaatatctatatttattttttagatattgcCAATTATGTCCTTAAAGAAAGAAACTTTAAATGACACAAAAGAGATTATTGGTTCATTGATTTCTTACAAATCACCATTTAACTTTCGTGTGAGACAATACAATCCAAATTTTGAACCTTTTATGAATCATATTGAATCCGTATTAGACTCtcgttatattttgaaaaaatgtgaacttgtgaaaaatatgtatgttatttatcagattcaatcaaataatatttatcgtgctaaaattattgacatgGATTCTGGAATTGAAAGTTAGTAAATTTGATTTGCCTATTGTGTTcgatatgtattatttcaaagccaaaaaataactatgtttatttatttatagagattaaattacaattaattgatGAAGGTAATAAAGTAATCAATGaacattttgacaaaatcatattgtacaattttgtTGAAAGTGATTGTAATTTACCTGAACAATTAGTACTAAGTTGTTCATTAAGTGACATGTGGTTTcctgtaataaatattgatactatattattattacaaccacACTTCAAAATAGGACAACTGTATAAAATTCTGATTGTAAAAACTGACGAGTCTGGTATTAATGTAGTTCAGATGATTCATAAAGATACCCATGTTGATGTTTCTGATGCTATACTTCAATCTGGAATTGGGCAACGTTTAAATGCTGCTATGAAAactggtataataatttataacataaattttttcgaatgctataatataaaatatattgtatattcaattttaaacaataatatcatatttttcagtatttaattaccaaacccaattttttaatactacatgtttttgtttaatgctttataagtttaatttcattgaaaacaatttttttaactgttatttattttaatagatgaaAATCCATACgaagaaaaactattaataggtCAAAGTTTTCTGtcgtatgtttataattatcacttaaaaataagCATTCAACCCGAACCAAATACTGTTGATGAACTAGAAGAAGAGATTCTAAAACACATCAATGAAAATCCTGTTAGTTTGCTTATTTgctaataatgatattaatgtaatttttataattcaatgataatttgtttaattttaatacataggattctaaatcaaataatattgattatttacaaaatgcaTATTGTTTGGCTACGGTTGATAATGAACAATGGTATAGagcttatataaaaaacataaatgaagATTCTATCATAGTGAACATGTTTGATATTGGCTTATTAACTGATGTGCCTTTAAATcaggtttttgttttatttatactttattagtttcaatatattgttataatttatttataactaataaaatattttactttaatattttttcatgtatttatgtataatacatttgatttagtattgtttaaaaggaaatgtttaaaactgtTTAGATTCGATCAATTACAAGTAATTTATTGAGAAAACCTCAGCTTTGTTTGAATTGTCATTTAGAAACTAAGCACTTAGATGTAAAAATCACtgaaaaaacattgtataatgttaCAGTAAAATCCATTGATTCTAATGGAATGTAAGTTagcacattttaaatttctaattaaatagtttttgaaaacagtTAAGTTTAACACCTctgtcaaaaactaaaaacaaaatatttcacattttttatttttttcttaccaaattgtttttatagtcagttttttataatttatatattatgttaaattataaaatagtttatttaaaatacaatgtttttaattatatgcttTTTGctgacacaataatatatttaaaaaaaatatattgacaaaATCTTTATCATAATGATGAACAActaactgaataataatatttaattagagttattataatatgagtaataatttaagtttatttatttatttttatgttctagattgtgtattaatattaaagaacaTAATTCTGCTCCACTTTCCACTCCAATTGTTCGTGGCATTgagaaaatatcatttttacatGTTGATGGTGACTTGACTTACTTGCAGAGATCTCAAGATATATCAAAAGTTGAACAGATATCTGAAAATCTATCAAAACTTAATggtaaattagaaaataaagcTTCCATAGTACCTGGAGACATAAACATGTTTGAAAGCcatggtaaatattatagatgtgtAGTTAaatcgattaattttaaaatggttgTTGTACATTGCATCGACTTTGgttatgaaaaacaaatagagaagaaaaaattacaatatttgggACATACTAAAATAGCACTATTACCAGCACTTGTCATCACTGTTAAAACATTCCCAATGGCATTTAATATGTCTAGAACAATGTTCCTAGCCAATATGCATGTAGACCAAGATGGAACACTTAATGCTTTGCCAAACAAAATGACATCAATACAGtcacaaaacaaattaatggaAACCCTTGAAAATGGCTGTTTAGTGAAAGTCACATGTGTTAACTCAGACAGTGACTGTTGGATTGTTCCTCATTTACTTAATGATAGGCTTaagattatttcaaatattcttGTAAAAATGCAATCAAAAATGATACCAGCTGTGACAGAAATTGGTTCAATGTGTGCTGCATTACACTCTGTAACAAAAAATTGGTTCAGGGCTTTAATAATGGACGTTGATAAAGGTACTGCAAACGTTTTGTCAATAGATACAGGTGAACGGTTTAAAGCATTAAAAACCACCAAATTGGTTAGTGAAATTCAGAAAATACCAAATTGTGCCTTGCGCTGTCGAGCAATATCTAATGTAGACATTTatacacttttaaataaagatgTTGAATGTAAGCTGATGTCTTATACACAGTCACTTGTCgaggttaaattatttaaaaatggcaTTAACAAATCAGAAATTACTTCTACTGTGTCAGTTATGGAGTGGTCTATTTCTATCAATAGGTTTGAATCATTTAACGAGTTTTATGTCAAAAAAGTTGAATGTGGTTCTAATAATGAAGTTTCAGACATGCAATTAAATTCTGTTGCTAATAACTTAGAGGATTTTTCACAACTGCCGCCTATTGGTACACTAGTTGCGGCATTAAcggataaaaataatggtgTATGGTACAAGGCTGAAATGTTAACTCCcgttataacaaatttagttGTTCGGATCATTAATGATGATACTATTTGCAaagcgataaaaataaaagttctaCCAAGCATCTTTTGTgatgaaaaattgtattttaactgTTGTCTGGAACAAGAAATTGtggatgttaatattaatgatccCCTAAATTTTGATGTTATCTCAGAAATGatgatgaaatataaatgGATAATGAAAACAACAAGTAACACTGAACCGTATAAAGTGACATTGACTTATGACGGTATAGATTGTAttgatatgttatatacaattttaactactgataaacataacatttatgaaaaccataaaatatcagAAAATGAGAcacaaattttgaaaaacgtaATTAATGACGATTTAGCAAAATCAACTTcagaaaattcattaaataacataacaaataatactagtaatgaaaatgatttaattttacctgAAGTAGAAACTGTGGTTATCAAGCATGTTGACACattccaatatttttatgtgcatTCTGAGAGTTTGTCAACAATGTATATGTCACGGATCAATGAAGCCTTAGATCTTTGCATAATTGAATTAtctttaaatgatattaaagtTGGTTCCATTGTGGTTACATTTAGTCCTCGTTTTAACTGTTGGTGTAGAGCAAAAATAGAAAGTATCCTATCTGATAGTACCAGTGCTCATTGTTATCTATTGGACTTAGGTGACTATGAAGAATGTAATGAATTCTATAAGCCAACAGAATTTCTTTACAAGTGTCCTCCAATGGTAAGACGCTGTTCATTGTATGCACCAAAATTAGCCGGCCAAGAAAATGAAATTTGGTTTCCCAATGTTAATGATATGttcaaagatatatttttaattgatagtaTTAAGTttgatatgattataaaaagtgAGGGAGATCCTTAT
This sequence is a window from Rhopalosiphum maidis isolate BTI-1 chromosome 1, ASM367621v3, whole genome shotgun sequence. Protein-coding genes within it:
- the LOC113548228 gene encoding uncharacterized protein LOC113548228, whose product is MEKSLVPHKYASNELYVTHAEFQGCFIKIWANFYSQKRTNLEKNVQDYENYSRECNKLDLFGNKLYVYTWKTDYESRVYRCRIIYSDLVAKTHSIVLIDYGRTMVASFFDVREVIQDVDPSFLIDLCQRATVYTFLLSSFICKPKSNNDLINILCNKYYKYRRDFEVGGITFVSLFDVDKLLIDKGVADNINLATMITIAKSMESTIELNNKNDMVNSCPINSNILGYSSFLRSQHLDYVTLIDITVTRVVMDNSSVLLTVQTLDNESEALANMLNSMDRQNLKLAPVLEVYTPCLIVYHNKLVRAIILEVKIDKLYIDLVDYGVKEMVPRTAVFQIPSNCYLIEMRSLNVILDKPNDTILNQNMFIQKYFQMLPLKMDPNFGLYKVKLFKKKNEELIDICKLSKSTYEQDMFSITEINDEIKSIENNTEISTTSINYLDCIQNKKKNTVLKEIESIDSEIKEIIYLEIVEKEPEVTKNILPIMSLKKETLNDTKEIIGSLISYKSPFNFRVRQYNPNFEPFMNHIESVLDSRYILKKCELVKNMYVIYQIQSNNIYRAKIIDMDSGIEKIKLQLIDEGNKVINEHFDKIILYNFVESDCNLPEQLVLSCSLSDMWFPVINIDTILLLQPHFKIGQLYKILIVKTDESGINVVQMIHKDTHVDVSDAILQSGIGQRLNAAMKTDENPYEEKLLIGQSFLSYVYNYHLKISIQPEPNTVDELEEEILKHINENPDSKSNNIDYLQNAYCLATVDNEQWYRAYIKNINEDSIIVNMFDIGLLTDVPLNQIRSITSNLLRKPQLCLNCHLETKHLDVKITEKTLYNVTVKSIDSNGILCINIKEHNSAPLSTPIVRGIEKISFLHVDGDLTYLQRSQDISKVEQISENLSKLNGKLENKASIVPGDINMFESHGKYYRCVVKSINFKMVVVHCIDFGYEKQIEKKKLQYLGHTKIALLPALVITVKTFPMAFNMSRTMFLANMHVDQDGTLNALPNKMTSIQSQNKLMETLENGCLVKVTCVNSDSDCWIVPHLLNDRLKIISNILVKMQSKMIPAVTEIGSMCAALHSVTKNWFRALIMDVDKGTANVLSIDTGERFKALKTTKLVSEIQKIPNCALRCRAISNVDIYTLLNKDVECKLMSYTQSLVEVKLFKNGINKSEITSTVSVMEWSISINRFESFNEFYVKKVECGSNNEVSDMQLNSVANNLEDFSQLPPIGTLVAALTDKNNGVWYKAEMLTPVITNLVVRIINDDTICKAIKIKVLPSIFCDEKLYFNCCLEQEIVDVNINDPLNFDVISEMMMKYKWIMKTTSNTEPYKVTLTYDGIDCIDMLYTILTTDKHNIYENHKISENETQILKNVINDDLAKSTSENSLNNITNNTSNENDLILPEVETVVIKHVDTFQYFYVHSESLSTMYMSRINEALDLCIIELSLNDIKVGSIVVTFSPRFNCWCRAKIESILSDSTSAHCYLLDLGDYEECNEFYKPTEFLYKCPPMVRRCSLYAPKLAGQENEIWFPNVNDMFKDIFLIDSIKFDMIIKSEGDPYVVSLQLANSDIGEMLDPLYVKLIHVKSFTDFKIKAISSDQECMTKMLVNYINNTKLEQVENPKVDELYLTKIESKYIRVKFESFSGSKYVIIDIDDTLNVLFVTNLYELPENIRSIPILCMSCSLILDDNEEKYSLSKFQKLANPQVTFIMCIITENDGTTPNLVRLYLDNKNVLDFIKL